The following is a genomic window from Nocardioides thalensis.
GCCTCCGATGAGAACGTGTTCCAGTCCGCTCGAAAGGTTCCGCAGACGTGACCGCAGTCGACCTGATCCCGCCGGGCTTCGACCCGACGAACCCCGACATCAACGCGGTCGCGCTGCCGCACGACGAGTTCAAGGCGCTCCGCTCGACTGCGCCGATCCACTGGGTGGAGCAGGAGCCGGAGGCGCGCGCCGGGTTCCTCGACACCGGTTACTGGGCGTGCACGCGGCACGAGACCGTCCGCGAGGTGTCGAAGGACAACGACAACTGGTCGACCGCCGAGAACGGCGTGATCATCCGGTTCGCCCCCGACATGACGCGTGACCAGGTCGAGGTGCAGCGGGCGATGCTCATCCACCACGACCCGCCGAGCCACACCAAGATGCGGGGCATCGTCTCGCGCGGGTTCACGCCGCGCGCGATCGCGTCGCTCAAGGAGAACCTCCGCGACCGTGCTTACAAGATCGTCGAGGAGGCCGCCGCGAAGGGCTCGGGCGACTTCGTCGAGGACCTCGCGGCGGAGCTGCCGCTGCAGGCGATCGCCGACTTCCTCGGCGTGCCGCAGGAGGACCGCAAGAAGCTCTTCGAGTGGTCCAACCAGATGATGGCCTACGACGACCCCGACTTCGAGATCGATCCCGCGGTCGCGTCGATGGAGATCCTCGCCTACTTCGATGCGCTCGCCAACGACCGTCGCGAGAACCCGCGGGACGACATCGTCACCAAGCTGATCCACGCGGGTGAGGACGACGCCCACGGCGCGCTCACCAACGACGAGTTCGGCTTCTTCGTGATCCTGCTGACCGTCGCCGGCAACGAGACGACGCGCAACGCGATCAGCCACGGCATGCACGCGTTCTTCCAGCACCCCGACCAGTGGGAGCTGTGGAAGGCCGAGCGTCCCGACACCATGGTCGACGAGGTCATCCGCTGGGCGACGCCGGTGACGGTGTTCCAGCGGACCGCCAAGCAGGACACGGTGCTGTCCGGCCAGGAGATCAAGAAGGGCGCCCGCGTCGGTCTCTTCTACGCGTCGGCCAACTTCGACGAGGACGTCTTCGACGACCCGTTCACGTTCAACATCCTCCGCGACCCGAACCCGCACGTCGCGTTCGGCGGTCACGGCGCCCACTACTGCATCGGCGCCAACCTC
Proteins encoded in this region:
- a CDS encoding cytochrome P450, whose product is MTAVDLIPPGFDPTNPDINAVALPHDEFKALRSTAPIHWVEQEPEARAGFLDTGYWACTRHETVREVSKDNDNWSTAENGVIIRFAPDMTRDQVEVQRAMLIHHDPPSHTKMRGIVSRGFTPRAIASLKENLRDRAYKIVEEAAAKGSGDFVEDLAAELPLQAIADFLGVPQEDRKKLFEWSNQMMAYDDPDFEIDPAVASMEILAYFDALANDRRENPRDDIVTKLIHAGEDDAHGALTNDEFGFFVILLTVAGNETTRNAISHGMHAFFQHPDQWELWKAERPDTMVDEVIRWATPVTVFQRTAKQDTVLSGQEIKKGARVGLFYASANFDEDVFDDPFTFNILRDPNPHVAFGGHGAHYCIGANLARMEIKLIFDALADIVPGISQAGEPQRLRSGWLNAIKELQVNYK